The following proteins are encoded in a genomic region of Leptospira fainei serovar Hurstbridge str. BUT 6:
- a CDS encoding LIC_10042 family TonB-like protein produces MNFRSSIFLSTIVHLLLAGGFPFFSQASLGNLDSVQLHLSRGSIPNLRFSIPANLGSGLPVSDQKRDAGTEAFEVEKFKNEIHFPPEALEQRLESDCTWNVEIGRDGEARKVTTIRPCRYQIFETQFRKSVYRWKFQLKEGTVITIPVSFRIETND; encoded by the coding sequence ATGAATTTTCGTTCGAGCATATTCCTATCGACGATTGTTCATCTATTATTGGCAGGCGGATTTCCGTTTTTCAGTCAAGCTAGTTTGGGCAATCTTGACTCAGTTCAATTACATCTGAGCAGAGGAAGTATTCCTAACTTGCGCTTCTCGATTCCGGCGAATCTTGGATCCGGACTCCCAGTATCCGATCAAAAAAGGGATGCCGGAACGGAAGCGTTTGAGGTTGAAAAATTCAAGAACGAAATTCATTTTCCTCCTGAAGCATTGGAGCAAAGATTAGAATCCGATTGTACGTGGAATGTCGAGATAGGTCGGGACGGCGAGGCCAGAAAAGTCACGACGATTCGCCCTTGTCGATACCAGATTTTCGAAACCCAGTTTAGAAAGTCCGTTTATCGGTGGAAATTTCAATTAAAAGAAGGTACCGTTATCACTATTCCGGTATCTTTCCGAATCGAGACGAATGACTGA
- a CDS encoding UpxY family transcription antiterminator, with the protein MTDPGKSWYAIYTFSRSEKKLAKELEKKGIENFLPLIPVKKVWSDRIKTIHQPVFASYVFVKIDLKTEKIRVLQTPGAHHLLSVAGIPLPVSEEDINLVKIFVNQFPERLQIKNEEKMEAGNKVLITKGPFKGYRAIVLRKVNSVTVKVTIAGIQSSVAIDIDPESIEIEEENKIGRNARQS; encoded by the coding sequence ATGACTGATCCAGGCAAATCATGGTACGCTATCTATACTTTTTCCCGCTCCGAGAAAAAACTCGCAAAAGAGTTGGAGAAAAAAGGAATAGAAAACTTTTTACCTTTAATTCCGGTAAAGAAAGTTTGGTCGGATCGGATAAAAACAATTCATCAGCCTGTCTTTGCTTCTTACGTATTCGTAAAAATCGACCTAAAGACGGAAAAAATTCGAGTACTTCAAACGCCTGGTGCGCATCATTTACTTTCCGTAGCTGGAATTCCCTTACCGGTCTCCGAGGAAGATATAAATCTCGTCAAAATATTTGTGAACCAATTTCCGGAACGTTTACAAATCAAGAATGAAGAGAAAATGGAAGCCGGAAACAAAGTTTTAATTACTAAGGGGCCTTTCAAAGGATATCGAGCAATTGTATTACGAAAGGTTAATTCTGTGACTGTCAAGGTTACGATTGCAGGAATTCAATCCAGTGTCGCAATCGATATTGATCCTGAGTCCATCGAAATTGAAGAGGAGAATAAAATTGGGCGAAACGCTAGACAAAGTTAA
- a CDS encoding KpsF/GutQ family sugar-phosphate isomerase → MGETLDKVKKALDIEIESIQYFRENLDSNVEKAVELIYSAKGKVVVTGVGKSGDVGKKIASTLSSTGTPAFFLHPSDAAHGDAGIVAEGDVVLAIGKSGESEELLNLIPTIKNLGAILISLTANSQSRLAEDSDLVVLTPVLKEACPLELAPTSSTTIALMLGDAIAMALMEMRNFQKEDFALYHPAGRLGKRLSLKVDDVMRKGDKIAKVLPDTRLETILSEITAKLLGATAVVDDKEILLGFITDYDIRKLLKDGKFHKESKASDIMNSKPSCFESGTMAFDVLQSMERRERPISVAPIISANGRLLGIVSIHDLLQKGL, encoded by the coding sequence TTGGGCGAAACGCTAGACAAAGTTAAGAAAGCCTTAGATATAGAAATCGAATCGATTCAATATTTCCGAGAAAATCTGGATTCGAATGTAGAAAAAGCGGTCGAGTTAATTTATTCCGCAAAGGGTAAAGTAGTAGTTACCGGTGTAGGAAAGTCGGGTGATGTAGGAAAGAAAATTGCCTCCACTCTTTCTTCCACCGGTACTCCTGCCTTCTTTCTACATCCTTCCGATGCCGCGCATGGTGATGCGGGAATTGTTGCCGAAGGAGACGTTGTGCTGGCGATCGGAAAAAGCGGTGAAAGCGAAGAGCTATTGAATTTAATACCTACGATTAAGAATTTAGGTGCGATCTTGATAAGTTTAACGGCAAATTCTCAATCAAGGCTGGCCGAGGACAGCGATCTAGTCGTTTTGACTCCGGTCTTGAAAGAAGCATGCCCGCTGGAACTTGCTCCCACTTCTAGTACCACTATTGCACTTATGCTCGGTGATGCGATAGCGATGGCATTAATGGAAATGAGAAACTTCCAAAAGGAAGACTTTGCTTTGTACCATCCGGCCGGTAGGCTAGGAAAAAGATTATCTCTAAAAGTCGACGACGTTATGAGAAAGGGGGATAAAATTGCCAAAGTTCTTCCCGATACCCGATTGGAAACGATCCTTTCCGAAATTACGGCTAAACTTTTGGGAGCCACCGCGGTTGTTGATGATAAGGAAATTTTACTTGGGTTTATAACCGACTACGATATCCGCAAACTTTTAAAAGACGGCAAATTCCATAAGGAATCGAAGGCTTCCGATATAATGAATTCGAAACCTTCCTGTTTCGAAAGCGGCACAATGGCTTTCGATGTCCTTCAATCGATGGAAAGACGGGAAAGACCGATTTCCGTTGCGCCGATTATTTCAGCAAATGGAAGACTTTTGGGAATCGTATCGATTCACGATCTATTGCAAAAAGGATTATGA
- a CDS encoding type I 3-dehydroquinate dehydratase, which translates to MVDSEKIFIILTLDEEEFFNLKELPAADFLEIRLDLFQNSQGKAKAISEAIDGLKAHTILTYRQPEDSSLKAKSLWTQEDVAPLLKDLNNGKHYLDLELDKDNSIFANVDEADFGIVQSIHSFAGILGLEELEFYFRTVAEESLGAKQMDLPFDRILKIAVMPNNESDVEEFRKSSLKISRLVQKQSPRLGYCSILMGERGRKDRIFPEGLGSRFTYTCLGEPKAPGQINLKTLLHERNGKF; encoded by the coding sequence ATGGTAGATTCGGAAAAAATCTTCATTATTCTCACGCTCGATGAAGAGGAGTTTTTCAATTTAAAGGAACTCCCTGCAGCCGACTTTCTTGAGATTCGTTTGGATTTATTCCAAAATTCCCAGGGCAAAGCAAAAGCAATCTCGGAAGCAATAGACGGATTAAAGGCGCACACGATTCTTACATATCGGCAGCCTGAAGATTCTAGTTTAAAGGCGAAGTCGTTATGGACTCAGGAAGACGTAGCTCCCCTTTTGAAAGATTTGAACAACGGAAAACATTATCTGGATTTGGAGTTAGATAAGGATAATTCGATTTTTGCAAACGTTGATGAAGCCGATTTCGGAATCGTTCAATCTATTCATTCTTTCGCGGGTATTTTAGGACTTGAAGAACTAGAATTTTACTTTCGAACGGTAGCGGAAGAATCTTTAGGAGCAAAGCAAATGGACCTTCCTTTCGACCGGATCCTAAAAATTGCCGTTATGCCAAACAATGAATCCGATGTCGAAGAATTCAGAAAGTCCAGTTTAAAAATTTCTAGGCTTGTGCAAAAACAAAGTCCGCGTCTGGGCTATTGCAGTATCCTGATGGGTGAGCGCGGCAGAAAGGATAGAATTTTTCCGGAAGGACTCGGCTCTCGTTTTACCTACACGTGTTTAGGCGAACCAAAAGCGCCGGGACAAATTAATTTGAAAACACTTCTACATGAAAGAAATGGGAAATTCTAA
- a CDS encoding tetratricopeptide repeat protein, producing the protein MSDRFFLHSRRSSIFNLASRYSIVRSLIYFSLFIVSISLFADLKEGKKAYSRKDYTEALKQFQKYNDNNPSSGEAWMYMGYIYESRKDYSKSIQAFKKAVSLSLPKKDLINCYTKIILYYNYHREYGEVITYANRLLKIAPDLNHIQKMKIAAEERHSSGGRPSRPVVREESDEQESVASLEKKLRQDPNNKNLKWQLSLAYYNEKEFGKSESILSELVKEEPENIEYGYKYGALLVRIAKYDEALNILNRIESKIPPEREKLLYFTHLTQAAAFHKKRNFEEATKYYRKAYANKQTVLPLIGLTKIKWQVKDCENAIKTAEKALEFGEKTREIKMYIGLCKIQEGKKDEGYEILKEIATSIEKENPNLQNLPEVYNDGILKLARYYTNAGQYGKALRYFHSVEPDEEEEREYRFYLGKAYFYTGSPEKAIVLLEKIENSSNAYFLLAKCYARLGNVDKVMANVKKAAELNQSLWNSAEKEKEFKKFEDDDAFKKFLNTRAGTRTVDPPSAQLNHQDRNEVETD; encoded by the coding sequence ATGTCCGATCGGTTTTTTCTCCATTCGCGACGATCTTCAATCTTTAATTTAGCTTCGAGGTATTCTATCGTTCGGAGCTTGATCTACTTTTCCCTGTTTATCGTATCAATTTCCCTATTTGCCGATTTGAAGGAAGGGAAAAAGGCGTATTCCCGAAAGGATTATACTGAGGCGCTTAAGCAATTTCAAAAATACAACGATAACAATCCGAGTTCAGGCGAAGCTTGGATGTATATGGGTTATATATACGAGAGCAGAAAGGATTATTCCAAATCCATTCAAGCCTTTAAAAAGGCCGTTTCGTTAAGTCTTCCTAAGAAGGACCTTATTAATTGTTATACGAAAATAATTCTCTATTATAATTATCATCGGGAATACGGTGAAGTCATCACTTACGCGAATCGTCTTTTAAAAATCGCACCGGACTTGAATCATATTCAAAAAATGAAGATTGCAGCCGAGGAACGACATTCCAGCGGCGGACGACCTTCTCGTCCGGTCGTTCGTGAAGAAAGTGACGAACAGGAGAGCGTAGCCTCGCTGGAAAAAAAGCTTCGTCAAGATCCGAATAATAAGAATCTCAAATGGCAATTATCGCTCGCGTACTATAATGAAAAAGAATTTGGCAAATCGGAGAGTATTCTTTCCGAGCTAGTGAAGGAAGAACCGGAAAACATAGAATACGGCTATAAGTACGGAGCTCTATTAGTGAGGATCGCTAAATACGACGAAGCGCTGAATATTTTAAATAGAATAGAGTCAAAGATTCCTCCTGAACGGGAAAAGTTACTTTATTTTACTCATTTGACCCAAGCGGCAGCATTCCATAAAAAAAGAAATTTTGAAGAAGCGACGAAATACTATCGGAAAGCGTATGCAAACAAACAAACCGTACTGCCTCTGATCGGACTTACGAAAATAAAGTGGCAAGTTAAAGATTGCGAAAACGCGATTAAGACGGCTGAGAAGGCCCTTGAATTCGGTGAGAAGACAAGAGAAATAAAAATGTATATAGGACTCTGCAAGATTCAAGAGGGTAAAAAGGATGAGGGTTACGAGATCTTAAAGGAAATCGCGACATCGATTGAAAAGGAAAACCCGAATCTACAGAATCTTCCTGAAGTGTATAATGACGGGATTCTAAAATTAGCCCGCTACTATACGAATGCAGGACAATACGGTAAGGCTTTACGTTACTTCCACTCAGTCGAACCGGACGAGGAAGAAGAAAGAGAATATCGATTCTACTTAGGGAAAGCGTACTTTTACACCGGCTCACCTGAAAAGGCCATTGTTCTTTTGGAGAAGATAGAGAATTCTTCAAATGCGTATTTTCTCTTAGCAAAATGTTATGCGCGCTTAGGAAACGTCGATAAAGTGATGGCAAACGTAAAAAAGGCCGCCGAACTTAACCAGTCTTTATGGAACTCTGCGGAAAAAGAAAAGGAATTCAAAAAATTCGAAGATGATGATGCATTTAAGAAATTTTTGAATACAAGAGCTGGAACTCGAACCGTTGATCCGCCAAGCGCTCAGTTAAATCATCAGGATCGAAACGAAGTAGAAACGGATTAA
- a CDS encoding GMC family oxidoreductase N-terminal domain-containing protein, producing MGGIPAANDSILTPNKQADFLNRQGIKDGVWNVKTDVVIIGSGAGGAVAAATLAKAGWKVLLIEEGSYFTPAKFSGDEFISQARLYRDAGFIVTEEQTISILQGKTLGGSTTVNWQTSLYPPTYVTDEWDKRFGLKGYGREEMNDIISEVHERVGVHEVPGNLINANNSILMKGGKALGLHPEVLKNNNIGCIGLGRCGLGCPINAKQSAFLTWIPDAIEAGATVVPNMRAQYIKDGAIKTVVAEFAPDAYEKAPDKVIQKMVIEAPVVILSAGAIEGPALLQRSGLGNDWVGRNLKLHPTSTNFALFDEKINMFSGPPQSAVIKDGHNQNGTGYGFWLEVAPFRPTLASSLVPFYGKNQFDILKKYPHMNAGIVLVRDGADGEANASVKWSLGRRKVYFELTPTDGKNLLKGIKMLAEVQAAAGAKAIVFPFPDIQEPVPVEKSSKFDWVLEKSIEPGRLSVGSAHPHGSIQAADSPEKGAVDPNFELYGHKNIFVMDASVYPTGLSVNPQITTMSVNLRAARALASRKSEVLGNN from the coding sequence ATGGGCGGAATTCCAGCAGCAAACGATAGCATTCTCACTCCAAATAAACAGGCAGATTTCCTAAATCGGCAAGGTATAAAGGACGGGGTCTGGAATGTTAAGACAGATGTGGTAATTATAGGTTCCGGAGCGGGAGGCGCCGTGGCAGCGGCTACCTTAGCTAAAGCGGGATGGAAAGTTTTGCTAATCGAAGAGGGTTCCTATTTCACGCCTGCAAAGTTTTCAGGAGATGAATTTATTTCGCAGGCACGATTGTATAGGGATGCGGGTTTTATAGTTACTGAAGAGCAAACGATCTCGATACTTCAAGGAAAAACGTTGGGCGGGTCTACCACTGTGAATTGGCAGACTTCGCTTTATCCGCCGACGTACGTTACGGACGAATGGGATAAACGATTCGGATTAAAAGGATACGGCCGTGAGGAGATGAATGATATCATTTCCGAAGTACACGAGCGGGTCGGTGTCCATGAAGTTCCCGGAAATCTGATAAATGCAAATAATAGTATTTTAATGAAGGGCGGAAAAGCCTTAGGGTTACATCCGGAAGTTCTGAAAAATAATAATATAGGCTGTATAGGTTTGGGTCGATGCGGGTTAGGCTGTCCAATCAATGCTAAACAATCAGCTTTCTTGACTTGGATTCCGGATGCGATCGAAGCCGGCGCAACCGTCGTTCCGAATATGAGAGCACAATACATTAAGGACGGAGCAATCAAGACCGTCGTTGCCGAATTCGCACCCGATGCCTACGAGAAAGCGCCTGATAAAGTAATTCAAAAAATGGTAATAGAAGCACCAGTGGTTATTTTGAGCGCCGGGGCGATCGAAGGTCCCGCGTTGTTGCAAAGATCGGGCTTAGGGAACGATTGGGTAGGTCGGAATCTTAAACTTCATCCGACGAGCACGAACTTTGCCCTATTCGATGAGAAGATCAATATGTTTTCCGGACCCCCGCAGTCGGCAGTTATTAAAGACGGTCATAACCAAAACGGGACCGGCTACGGATTTTGGCTTGAGGTGGCGCCGTTTCGGCCGACTCTTGCGAGCTCGTTAGTACCGTTTTACGGTAAAAATCAATTCGATATACTTAAGAAGTATCCCCACATGAATGCGGGTATCGTCCTTGTCCGCGATGGGGCTGACGGTGAGGCAAATGCCTCCGTAAAATGGTCCTTAGGTAGGAGAAAGGTTTACTTTGAACTTACACCTACGGATGGAAAGAACCTATTGAAGGGCATAAAAATGCTGGCAGAGGTTCAGGCGGCAGCGGGAGCTAAGGCGATCGTCTTCCCGTTCCCGGATATCCAGGAGCCGGTACCTGTTGAAAAAAGTAGCAAGTTTGATTGGGTTTTGGAAAAGAGTATCGAACCTGGCCGCCTTTCGGTAGGTTCGGCACACCCTCACGGATCAATTCAGGCGGCCGATTCTCCAGAAAAAGGCGCAGTCGATCCGAATTTCGAGCTCTACGGACATAAAAACATCTTCGTAATGGACGCTTCTGTCTATCCGACAGGGCTTTCCGTAAATCCCCAAATAACTACGATGAGCGTTAATTTGCGTGCGGCAAGAGCGTTAGCTTCACGCAAGTCTGAAGTTTTGGGAAATAATTAA